The following coding sequences are from one Candidatus Borkfalkia ceftriaxoniphila window:
- a CDS encoding GNAT family N-acetyltransferase, translated as MRFVSSKQDKNIYRDFSALYKEAFPKEERAPLFFLKAKAKKKVSDCFGIYDEDTFVGLLNLIYHKDIVFVFYFAVRGDLRGKGYGSQILDALKEKFPARRLILTIEDPDAPCENREQRQKRKAFYQKNCFAACGYPMIEKGIAYQALSFGGQVSADELQALLKAYMGGFWYRLYYKF; from the coding sequence ATGAGGTTCGTTTCATCGAAACAGGATAAAAATATCTATCGGGATTTTTCCGCGCTGTATAAGGAGGCATTTCCCAAAGAGGAGCGTGCGCCGCTGTTCTTTTTGAAAGCCAAGGCGAAAAAGAAAGTTTCCGATTGCTTCGGCATTTACGACGAAGATACTTTCGTCGGGCTTTTGAATTTAATATATCATAAAGACATCGTCTTCGTGTTTTATTTCGCGGTGCGCGGCGATTTGCGCGGCAAGGGATACGGGTCGCAAATCCTCGATGCCCTGAAAGAAAAATTTCCCGCGCGGCGGCTGATCCTGACCATCGAAGACCCCGACGCACCGTGCGAAAACAGAGAACAAAGACAAAAACGCAAGGCGTTCTATCAGAAAAATTGCTTTGCCGCGTGCGGCTATCCGATGATCGAAAAAGGCATTGCCTATCAGGCTCTGTCTTTCGGAGGGCAAGTGAGCGCAGACGAACTGCAAGCGCTTTTAAAAGCGTACATGGGCGGTTTTTGGTACCGCTTATATTACAAATTTTAA
- a CDS encoding HAD-IIIA family hydrolase, with protein MIRCVFFDRDGTLGTLDDVRYPQTFRLFPDAKKTIDALKARGMFVFIASNQSCVARGTDGGYDFAREFSLLGADDWFICPHDKKDGCACRKPKTGLLDEAVRKYGLIRRECAMVGDRETDIECGRAAGMFTVLLDDSGAKLTEADVSVRSLSELLYLL; from the coding sequence GTGATCCGCTGCGTATTCTTTGACCGCGACGGCACGCTGGGTACGCTGGACGATGTCCGCTATCCGCAGACGTTCCGTCTTTTTCCCGACGCGAAGAAGACGATAGACGCGTTAAAAGCGCGCGGAATGTTTGTCTTTATCGCAAGCAATCAGTCGTGTGTCGCGCGGGGTACCGATGGCGGCTACGATTTTGCCCGTGAATTTTCTCTTCTGGGCGCGGATGATTGGTTCATCTGCCCGCACGACAAAAAAGACGGCTGCGCTTGTCGCAAGCCGAAAACGGGGCTTTTGGACGAGGCTGTGCGAAAATACGGTCTGATAAGGCGCGAGTGTGCCATGGTGGGGGATCGGGAGACGGATATCGAATGCGGCAGGGCGGCGGGCATGTTTACCGTCCTTTTAGACGACTCGGGCGCAAAGCTGACGGAGGCGGACGTTTCTGTGCGTTCGCTCTCCGAATTATTGTATTTATTATAA
- a CDS encoding chromate transporter, which produces MIYWQLFLVFVQVGLFSVGGGYAAIPLIQDYVVEGHGWLSMTDFTDLITIAEMTPGPIAINSATFVGMRVGGLGGAVLATLGCILPSGIIVCLLAFLYFRYRKLTLVQGMLGTLRPAVVGLIAPAAISITLLALWGEGGFSPRVVDLNLISFFIFLSSFFILRKYKVNPILVMLGAGGLGAVFYLL; this is translated from the coding sequence ATGATCTACTGGCAACTATTTCTCGTGTTCGTACAGGTGGGCTTGTTCAGCGTGGGCGGAGGATACGCCGCCATTCCCCTCATACAGGATTACGTGGTCGAGGGGCACGGTTGGCTGAGCATGACGGATTTTACCGACCTCATTACCATCGCCGAAATGACGCCCGGTCCCATCGCCATTAACAGCGCCACTTTTGTGGGTATGCGCGTGGGCGGACTCGGCGGCGCGGTGCTCGCCACGCTCGGCTGTATTTTGCCGTCGGGCATCATCGTCTGTCTTTTGGCGTTTCTCTATTTCAGATACAGAAAACTCACGCTGGTGCAGGGAATGCTCGGCACGCTCCGCCCCGCCGTGGTGGGGCTTATCGCTCCCGCCGCGATCTCCATTACGTTGCTCGCCTTATGGGGCGAGGGCGGCTTTTCTCCGCGCGTCGTCGATCTCAATCTGATCTCCTTTTTTATCTTTCTGTCTTCGTTTTTCATTCTCAGAAAGTATAAGGTCAATCCGATACTCGTCATGCTCGGCGCGGGGGGACTGGGCGCGGTCTTCTATCTGTTATAG
- a CDS encoding alpha-L-rhamnosidase has product MLKIQHFTVEHRIEPLGLDEERPAFSYRLESDRRNVVQKKMRLVVRQGENTVWDTGMTESGETLYHIYAGAPLAPCTRYDVKVHAEDNHGDTASAETCFETGLMPRISPVKAQFVTHGFEEENLCPVLCKRFSCGKKVRGARLYASALGMYDLMLNGERVGDLYFTPYWTSYRYALEYQTYDVTALLREHNELEMTLADGWYKGELTWLRKKNLYGDRLAGWLELHVCYEDGTTEKIVTDETWQSRQSSIISSLYDGECQNFCAEKGETRPARVYAHDTGILVSQLNEPVRRREILKVKEILKSPQGETILDFGQNLTGRVEFRARGKKGQKVVLRFAEVLDRYGNLYTDNLRTAKATDTFILSGKEQTYAPRFTFHGFRYCEVQGADGLTLEDFRAVAMYSDMARSGRLETSDEDMNKLYENQFWSNRGNFLDLPTDCPQRDERLGWTADAMIYCRTACTNFNAYLFFRKWLKDVAHEQSTEYGVPHIVPNPLEQTDSAAAAWSDAAAVIPWVLYRVYGDRRILEEQFGSMRGWVDYVAAHADRDGLWKSNFQFGDWLALDMDEFSDRTGSTDKYFLANAFYLNSARIVCDAAHVLGRADDEKKYRALYENLLSAMQREYITATGRMVSETQTAYVIALCFDIVPENFRQAFVERLSADIKRRGHFMTGFLGTPFICFALTDNGRQSLTDLILRRDKYPSWLYPIRHGATTMWERWNSRLENGDFNPGDMNSFNHCAYGSVAEWLYRRLAGIEEIEPGYRKIRICPVYSAGYYDYSRGTVTASDEVSPVYMEGIDRVKGTYESVYGEISAETDYKEGVLRVKIPPNTTALVVTPDGKEHEVGSGSYVFTFGSLR; this is encoded by the coding sequence ATGCTGAAAATTCAACATTTCACCGTAGAACACAGAATCGAGCCTTTGGGGCTGGATGAGGAGCGCCCCGCGTTTTCCTATCGTCTCGAATCCGACCGCAGGAACGTCGTGCAGAAAAAAATGCGGCTCGTCGTCCGGCAAGGGGAGAATACCGTGTGGGACACGGGCATGACCGAAAGCGGCGAAACGCTCTATCATATATATGCGGGCGCGCCGCTCGCGCCCTGCACGCGCTACGACGTAAAGGTACATGCCGAGGACAACCACGGGGATACGGCGAGCGCCGAAACCTGTTTCGAAACGGGGCTGATGCCCCGTATATCGCCTGTCAAGGCACAGTTCGTCACCCACGGGTTCGAGGAAGAGAATCTATGCCCCGTGCTCTGCAAGCGCTTTTCCTGCGGCAAAAAGGTGCGTGGCGCGCGCCTGTACGCCTCTGCGCTCGGCATGTACGATCTGATGCTCAACGGCGAACGCGTCGGCGATCTGTATTTCACGCCCTATTGGACGAGTTACCGCTATGCGCTCGAATACCAGACGTACGATGTCACGGCGCTTTTGCGGGAACACAACGAGTTGGAAATGACGCTTGCCGACGGCTGGTACAAGGGGGAACTCACCTGGCTGCGCAAAAAGAATCTGTACGGCGACCGCCTGGCGGGCTGGCTGGAACTACACGTTTGTTACGAGGACGGCACTACGGAAAAAATCGTCACCGACGAAACGTGGCAGTCACGTCAAAGCAGTATCATATCTTCGCTGTACGACGGCGAATGCCAGAACTTTTGTGCGGAAAAGGGAGAAACGCGCCCCGCGCGCGTCTATGCGCACGATACGGGCATTCTCGTTTCGCAGTTGAATGAACCCGTGCGCCGCCGCGAGATTTTGAAAGTAAAAGAGATCCTGAAATCCCCGCAGGGCGAAACCATTCTCGATTTCGGTCAAAATCTCACGGGACGGGTGGAATTTCGCGCGCGCGGCAAAAAGGGACAAAAGGTCGTTCTCCGCTTTGCCGAAGTGCTCGACAGGTACGGCAACCTCTATACGGACAATCTCCGCACCGCCAAGGCGACGGATACTTTCATTCTGAGCGGTAAAGAACAGACGTACGCGCCGCGGTTCACCTTTCACGGTTTCCGCTACTGCGAAGTGCAGGGCGCGGACGGCTTAACTCTTGAAGATTTTCGGGCGGTCGCCATGTACAGCGATATGGCGCGCAGCGGGAGGCTGGAAACTTCCGACGAGGATATGAACAAACTGTACGAAAATCAGTTTTGGAGCAACCGCGGCAACTTTTTGGATCTTCCCACCGACTGCCCCCAGCGCGACGAGCGGCTGGGCTGGACGGCGGACGCCATGATCTATTGCCGTACGGCGTGCACCAATTTCAACGCCTACCTGTTTTTCCGCAAATGGCTCAAAGACGTGGCGCACGAGCAGAGCACCGAATACGGCGTGCCGCACATCGTGCCGAACCCGCTCGAGCAAACGGATTCCGCCGCCGCCGCGTGGAGCGACGCCGCCGCGGTCATTCCCTGGGTATTGTACCGCGTGTACGGCGACAGGCGCATTCTGGAAGAACAGTTCGGGAGTATGCGCGGATGGGTGGATTACGTGGCGGCGCACGCCGACCGGGACGGGCTGTGGAAGAGCAATTTCCAGTTCGGGGACTGGCTCGCTCTGGACATGGACGAATTTTCCGACCGCACGGGCAGTACGGACAAATACTTTCTCGCCAACGCCTTTTACCTTAATTCCGCGCGCATCGTATGCGACGCGGCACATGTGCTAGGCAGGGCAGATGACGAGAAAAAGTACCGCGCGCTCTATGAAAACCTGCTTTCCGCCATGCAACGCGAGTATATCACCGCCACGGGGCGCATGGTTTCTGAAACGCAGACGGCGTACGTCATTGCGCTGTGTTTCGATATCGTGCCCGAAAATTTCCGCCAAGCGTTCGTGGAGCGGCTCTCCGCGGACATAAAACGCCGCGGGCATTTCATGACGGGATTTTTAGGCACGCCTTTCATCTGTTTCGCCCTTACCGACAACGGCAGACAGTCGCTGACCGATCTTATACTGCGCCGCGATAAATACCCCAGTTGGCTGTATCCCATCCGCCACGGCGCCACTACCATGTGGGAGCGCTGGAACAGCCGTCTGGAAAACGGCGATTTCAACCCCGGCGACATGAATTCTTTCAACCACTGTGCATACGGTTCGGTGGCGGAATGGCTGTACCGCCGACTCGCGGGTATCGAAGAAATAGAGCCTGGCTACCGTAAGATACGCATTTGCCCCGTTTACAGCGCGGGTTATTACGATTACAGCCGCGGCACCGTGACCGCGAGCGACGAGGTCAGTCCCGTCTATATGGAGGGGATCGACCGTGTGAAAGGTACGTATGAAAGCGTGTACGGCGAGATCAGTGCGGAAACAGACTATAAAGAGGGCGTTTTGCGCGTCAAGATCCCTCCGAACACGACCGCCCTCGTCGTTACGCCCGACGGGAAAGAGCACGAAGTGGGGTCGGGAAGTTACGTATTTACTTTCGGGAGCCTACGGTGA
- a CDS encoding WG repeat-containing protein, which translates to MKKFLRTAVCCLAAILLCNGIIIGCSEYKKSDFAFGKHFKSGTPYTNGYAVVSEDDGEKVIDTDGKVIFSGNYDSIFIASPHLIGVEKAGKFGFMNLDGTTAIELQFYSAAPFSDGFARVTLRHGFGMQFNYTDEQGNLLLDFAVGSNMCTLKNMFGETIEKEISNTTNFQNGAAAVCDAEQNWALIDKNGQLLTDFMYKEMHEFSNMIGKCKDESGAIVFIDTAGKVLFRTDAADCYECISDRIRFRKNGLFGYLDRNGKVCIEAQFSSATDFGNDTPLAVVKDENGQAFVLGKDDKKIEIQQSIENIAPYADGLAVVKLTDGQYAYADTDGKICEQRFDFADICADGLCPVKIDGKFGYIEKVNLKF; encoded by the coding sequence ATGAAAAAATTTCTACGTACAGCCGTATGCTGTCTGGCGGCGATTCTTTTATGCAACGGAATCATAATCGGGTGTTCCGAATATAAAAAATCGGATTTTGCCTTCGGAAAGCACTTTAAAAGCGGAACGCCGTACACAAACGGATACGCCGTCGTTTCGGAAGACGACGGAGAAAAAGTAATCGATACGGACGGAAAAGTGATATTCAGCGGCAATTATGACAGTATTTTTATAGCATCCCCTCATCTGATCGGCGTGGAAAAGGCAGGAAAGTTCGGTTTTATGAATTTAGACGGAACGACCGCCATAGAATTGCAATTTTATTCTGCCGCGCCGTTTTCCGACGGTTTTGCGCGCGTCACCCTGCGTCACGGGTTCGGAATGCAGTTCAATTATACAGACGAACAGGGCAATCTGCTGCTCGATTTTGCTGTCGGATCCAATATGTGCACACTGAAAAATATGTTCGGGGAAACAATCGAGAAAGAAATTTCCAATACGACGAACTTCCAAAACGGTGCGGCGGCCGTTTGTGACGCTGAACAAAATTGGGCGTTGATCGACAAAAACGGGCAGTTGTTGACGGATTTTATGTATAAAGAAATGCACGAATTTTCAAACATGATTGGAAAATGTAAAGATGAATCGGGAGCGATCGTCTTCATCGATACGGCAGGCAAAGTCCTTTTCAGGACCGATGCCGCCGACTGTTACGAATGTATTTCCGACCGTATCCGCTTTCGAAAAAACGGCTTGTTCGGTTACTTGGACCGAAACGGGAAAGTTTGCATAGAAGCGCAGTTCTCTTCGGCGACCGACTTCGGCAACGATACGCCGCTTGCCGTCGTGAAAGACGAAAACGGGCAAGCCTTCGTATTAGGCAAGGACGATAAAAAAATCGAAATACAACAAAGCATAGAAAATATCGCGCCCTATGCGGACGGTCTTGCCGTCGTAAAATTGACAGATGGGCAATATGCTTACGCCGACACGGACGGGAAAATTTGCGAACAGCGGTTTGACTTTGCCGATATCTGCGCCGACGGTCTCTGTCCCGTAAAAATTGACGGAAAATTCGGATATATCGAAAAAGTAAATCTGAAATTTTAA
- a CDS encoding chromate transporter, with protein sequence MKEKRKKYATIFFTCLYLSSFTFGGGLVIVPMMRKKFVDDLKWLEEKEMMDLTAIAQSSPGAIVVNAAILLGYKIGGVFGSLLAILGTIIPPMTIIAVVSVFYELFRTNAVVNAVLSGMQAGVAAVICDVVVSMFLGEAKGKKILPIVIMLLSFSLTYFLKVNVVYIILACILWSVAVFFVRRAREKKPKGETKK encoded by the coding sequence ATGAAAGAAAAGAGAAAAAAATACGCGACCATCTTTTTTACCTGTCTTTATTTAAGTTCGTTTACGTTCGGCGGCGGCCTTGTCATCGTGCCCATGATGCGCAAAAAATTCGTGGACGATCTCAAATGGCTGGAAGAGAAGGAAATGATGGATCTGACCGCCATCGCGCAGTCTTCCCCGGGCGCCATCGTCGTCAACGCCGCCATTCTTTTGGGTTATAAGATCGGCGGCGTGTTCGGCTCTCTTTTGGCGATTCTGGGCACGATCATTCCGCCCATGACCATCATCGCCGTCGTGTCCGTTTTTTACGAACTGTTCCGCACGAACGCAGTGGTGAACGCGGTGCTGTCGGGCATGCAGGCGGGCGTTGCGGCGGTCATCTGCGACGTGGTCGTCAGTATGTTTCTCGGAGAGGCGAAGGGGAAAAAGATACTGCCCATCGTGATCATGCTGCTTTCCTTTTCGCTCACGTATTTTCTGAAAGTCAACGTTGTATATATCATTCTCGCCTGTATCTTGTGGAGCGTCGCCGTCTTTTTCGTGCGGCGCGCCCGCGAAAAGAAGCCGAAGGGGGAAACCAAAAAATGA
- a CDS encoding uroporphyrinogen decarboxylase family protein: protein MTNRERAYNLLHYKSVDRMPAVHFGYWNELLIEWAEQGHISMDLAKSWYDGSPADHELNRLLGWDFNWYTTVCPNNGLNPPFEYKILETLPDGFKRVQNPEGLIERIREGAGSIPAEDDYQLKDRAAFEELYKPKMQFSEDRIPTEFFEKFNENRGDDPVGLHLGSVLGNIRNMLSVVGMSYMICDDYDLFAEIIDTFADMQYKCAEAVLKTGAKFDFAHYWEDICFKNGPLISPDMFEELCAKHYKKRNDLCRQYGIDIISLDCDGVTDRLLPIWYENGVNTMFPIEIGTWGDQFEPARKKFGEGILGVGAMDKTALRKDKAAVDAEIERIKRLVDLGGYIPCPDHRIMPGSKWELVQYYVDEIKKIKV, encoded by the coding sequence ATGACGAACAGGGAGCGCGCGTACAATCTTTTGCACTATAAGAGTGTGGACAGGATGCCTGCGGTGCATTTCGGATATTGGAACGAACTTTTGATCGAATGGGCGGAGCAGGGGCATATCAGCATGGATCTGGCGAAATCCTGGTACGACGGCTCGCCCGCAGACCATGAGTTAAACCGCTTGCTTGGCTGGGATTTCAACTGGTACACGACGGTGTGTCCGAACAACGGACTCAATCCGCCTTTCGAATATAAAATTCTGGAAACGCTGCCCGACGGTTTTAAGCGCGTACAGAACCCCGAAGGACTGATCGAGCGTATACGCGAAGGCGCGGGCTCCATTCCGGCAGAGGACGATTATCAACTCAAAGACCGTGCGGCGTTCGAAGAGTTGTACAAGCCGAAAATGCAGTTTTCGGAAGATCGGATCCCCACGGAATTTTTCGAAAAATTCAATGAAAACAGGGGCGACGATCCCGTAGGGCTGCATCTGGGGAGCGTGCTCGGCAATATCCGCAATATGCTGTCCGTCGTGGGTATGTCGTATATGATCTGCGACGATTACGATCTGTTCGCGGAAATTATCGATACGTTTGCGGATATGCAGTACAAATGCGCCGAGGCGGTATTGAAGACGGGCGCCAAATTCGATTTCGCGCATTACTGGGAAGATATCTGCTTCAAGAACGGCCCGCTCATTTCGCCCGATATGTTCGAGGAACTGTGCGCCAAGCACTATAAAAAGCGCAACGATCTTTGCAGACAATACGGTATCGACATCATCTCGCTCGACTGCGACGGCGTGACCGACCGCCTTTTGCCCATCTGGTACGAAAACGGCGTGAACACAATGTTCCCCATCGAGATCGGAACGTGGGGCGATCAGTTCGAACCTGCGCGCAAAAAGTTCGGGGAAGGCATTCTGGGCGTCGGCGCCATGGATAAGACCGCGCTGCGCAAGGACAAAGCGGCTGTGGACGCGGAGATCGAGCGCATCAAGCGCCTTGTCGATCTGGGCGGGTATATTCCCTGTCCCGATCACCGCATCATGCCCGGCAGCAAATGGGAACTCGTGCAGTACTACGTGGACGAGATCAAAAAAATCAAAGTGTAA
- a CDS encoding type 2 periplasmic-binding domain-containing protein, protein MMKLIQKCLVVLLSLLLAGSVLAGCGGRGNSQTATDDIVEILYRGWNNLPIENSYVNNPYKEFIDKKYNFDYRVSLSSDFTNEVSKRFASTKTRLPDIVMFETQDYAAMKSLYNQGFFIEDYTPYLDSLPQYKALFENNLAAKAKLTENGNIIALTREANDPVWMHKIRKDWVEKYANGKIPATVDELLAMAENVKKDSKAGDEKYLFTAAGSRKDIGDLHRFQFMFGDYDDWYVKDGEVSHPILDGTHEKFLKFCRTLYEKDYIDPNFLLQDWTQKKTLLHNGHIGIDYYTPAIATEQIFYNNNDESQTNIWMNMPMPTDTAGVTRGGVTQETFQYYFVINKKLTENEEKFASVLQFLNDMLYPEDEAERNESTYMKIRWGVDVDNYEIGEGKEMEPVLRDGKDTGFITYYYQKNPQNHARPTNGATWDYGVPMATTNDKVVEYLGATSYGQSAYDYIDLYNGALEYNLKNPNFNYGEMVNISSRIESKLTDLLNEFETTYILGTASRSYEEFRNTWLQYGGETAKRTAEQQFRAAGLLK, encoded by the coding sequence ATGATGAAACTGATTCAAAAATGTTTGGTAGTGCTATTGTCGCTCTTGTTGGCGGGAAGCGTTTTGGCGGGCTGCGGCGGCCGCGGAAATTCGCAGACGGCGACCGACGACATCGTGGAAATACTCTACCGCGGGTGGAACAATCTGCCCATCGAAAATTCCTACGTAAATAATCCGTACAAGGAATTTATCGACAAAAAATACAATTTCGATTACCGTGTTTCCCTTTCATCGGATTTTACGAACGAAGTGTCCAAACGCTTTGCCTCGACAAAGACGCGCCTTCCCGACATCGTCATGTTCGAGACACAGGACTACGCGGCGATGAAGAGCCTGTACAATCAGGGATTTTTCATCGAGGATTACACGCCTTATCTCGATTCGCTGCCGCAGTATAAGGCTCTGTTTGAAAACAATCTCGCCGCCAAGGCGAAACTGACCGAAAACGGCAATATCATCGCGCTTACGCGCGAGGCGAACGATCCTGTGTGGATGCACAAGATCCGCAAGGATTGGGTGGAAAAATACGCGAACGGCAAGATTCCCGCCACGGTGGACGAACTGCTCGCAATGGCGGAAAACGTGAAGAAAGATTCCAAGGCGGGCGACGAAAAATATCTGTTCACCGCCGCGGGCAGCCGCAAGGATATCGGCGATCTCCACCGTTTCCAGTTCATGTTCGGCGATTACGACGACTGGTACGTCAAAGACGGTGAGGTGAGTCATCCCATTCTGGACGGCACGCACGAAAAGTTTTTGAAGTTCTGCCGTACGCTGTACGAGAAGGATTATATCGATCCCAACTTCCTGTTGCAGGACTGGACGCAGAAAAAGACGCTTTTGCACAACGGGCATATCGGCATCGACTATTATACGCCCGCTATCGCCACCGAACAGATCTTTTATAATAACAACGACGAGAGCCAGACGAATATCTGGATGAATATGCCCATGCCTACGGATACGGCGGGCGTGACGCGCGGCGGCGTGACGCAGGAAACTTTCCAGTACTATTTCGTCATCAACAAAAAACTGACGGAAAACGAAGAAAAATTCGCCTCCGTGCTGCAATTCCTGAACGATATGCTATATCCCGAAGACGAGGCGGAGCGCAACGAGAGTACGTATATGAAGATACGCTGGGGCGTGGACGTGGACAATTACGAGATCGGAGAGGGCAAGGAGATGGAACCCGTTTTAAGAGACGGCAAAGATACGGGATTCATCACTTATTATTATCAGAAGAACCCGCAGAACCACGCACGCCCGACCAACGGCGCGACCTGGGATTACGGCGTGCCCATGGCGACGACCAACGACAAAGTTGTAGAGTATCTGGGCGCGACCAGTTACGGACAGAGCGCGTACGACTATATCGATCTCTATAACGGCGCGCTGGAATACAATCTGAAAAATCCCAATTTCAACTACGGCGAAATGGTGAACATCAGTTCGCGCATAGAGAGCAAACTCACCGACCTTTTGAACGAGTTCGAAACGACGTATATTCTGGGCACGGCTTCCCGCTCGTACGAGGAATTCCGCAATACCTGGCTGCAATACGGCGGGGAAACGGCGAAGAGGACGGCGGAGCAGCAGTTCAGGGCCGCGGGCTTACTCAAATAA
- a CDS encoding LysR family transcriptional regulator, producing the protein MTLRHLKIFTEVCRTGSITRAAENLYMAQPAVSVAIAELERNYGIQLFERINKRLVITEIGSRMYDEASLVLNAFSAFEEHAKRESSHEKLRFGSSLTVGKYMIPRIAADITHAFPDVQISIKIHQTRLIEEMVLRGELDFALIESGASGEALTEIPFYEDRLVAVCAKDYPAADELSAKELAGHRFFLREKGSAARDYFDQYCAREKIRIEPAVESVSTQAIIQCLTGLGGISILSYHIVKAFLSDGTLRQIRIENADFTRTYNVIMRNNKRLTAAQKQILQLCLKSAELFK; encoded by the coding sequence ATGACTCTGCGGCATCTGAAAATATTTACCGAAGTGTGCAGGACGGGCAGCATCACGCGCGCGGCGGAAAATTTATACATGGCACAGCCCGCGGTGAGCGTGGCGATCGCGGAACTGGAAAGAAATTACGGCATTCAATTGTTCGAGCGCATCAACAAACGCCTGGTCATCACGGAGATAGGCAGCCGTATGTACGACGAAGCAAGTCTGGTACTCAACGCCTTTTCCGCTTTCGAAGAACACGCAAAGCGCGAAAGCAGCCATGAAAAACTGCGGTTCGGCTCCTCGCTCACCGTCGGAAAATATATGATCCCGCGCATCGCGGCGGACATAACGCACGCCTTTCCCGACGTACAGATCTCCATCAAGATACATCAGACCAGACTCATCGAAGAGATGGTGCTGCGCGGCGAACTGGATTTCGCGCTCATCGAGAGCGGCGCTTCCGGCGAAGCGCTCACCGAGATCCCCTTTTATGAGGACCGCCTCGTCGCGGTATGCGCGAAAGATTATCCCGCCGCTGATGAATTGAGCGCAAAGGAACTTGCGGGGCACCGTTTTTTTCTGCGCGAAAAGGGCAGCGCCGCACGGGATTATTTCGATCAGTACTGCGCGCGGGAAAAGATACGGATCGAACCCGCCGTCGAATCGGTGAGCACGCAGGCGATCATTCAGTGTCTTACGGGGCTGGGCGGCATATCGATCTTGTCCTATCACATCGTCAAAGCGTTTCTAAGCGACGGCACGCTCAGACAGATACGCATCGAAAACGCCGATTTTACGCGCACGTACAACGTGATCATGCGCAACAACAAGCGGCTGACCGCCGCGCAAAAACAAATTTTACAACTCTGCCTCAAATCGGCGGAATTGTTCAAATAG
- a CDS encoding AraC family transcriptional regulator: MFNIKLSGVSAQSYSDSCTYNSSVGNLSLSVQTYGEFYCTSAYRTERSGMNQHLLIYTLAGKGRLLYRRKEYSLTAGTLMLIDCAEAQVYGTDGDHWHFLYVHYTGSAAAALTSLVTKNENFCVSVTDHEEFYRTLCEIVQPRELFLPYDVLYASHVLEKLFLMLLKQQSEDCEYQKALTPVERALGYVAEHYGEKVTLDDLAGSAFLSKYHFLRLFSRITGMTPMEYLQSYRIGRAQIFLKTSDLSIEEIAAKIGYENAAAFIRAFKKQTGTTPGKYKSQ; encoded by the coding sequence ATGTTCAACATCAAACTCAGCGGCGTATCGGCGCAGTCATATTCGGATTCGTGCACATATAACTCTTCGGTGGGGAATTTATCTCTTTCCGTGCAGACGTACGGCGAATTTTACTGTACTTCCGCCTATCGGACGGAGCGGTCGGGCATGAACCAGCACCTTCTGATCTACACGCTCGCGGGCAAAGGCAGACTTTTATACCGCCGCAAGGAATATTCGCTGACGGCGGGCACGCTGATGCTCATCGATTGCGCGGAGGCGCAAGTGTACGGCACGGACGGCGATCACTGGCATTTTCTGTACGTGCACTACACGGGTTCGGCGGCGGCGGCTCTGACATCGCTCGTTACGAAAAACGAAAATTTCTGCGTGTCCGTCACAGACCACGAAGAATTTTACAGGACGCTGTGCGAGATCGTACAGCCGCGGGAATTGTTTTTGCCCTACGACGTTCTGTATGCCTCGCACGTGCTCGAAAAACTCTTTCTGATGCTCTTGAAACAGCAGAGCGAGGACTGCGAATATCAAAAAGCGCTCACGCCCGTAGAGCGCGCGCTCGGGTACGTAGCAGAACATTACGGCGAAAAAGTGACGCTCGACGACCTCGCCGGAAGCGCCTTCCTCTCGAAATATCATTTTTTGCGCCTGTTCAGCCGCATTACGGGCATGACGCCCATGGAGTATCTGCAATCGTACCGCATCGGCCGCGCGCAGATCTTTTTAAAGACGAGCGACCTCTCGATCGAGGAGATCGCCGCAAAGATCGGCTACGAGAACGCGGCGGCGTTCATCCGCGCCTTCAAAAAACAGACGGGCACCACCCCGGGAAAATACAAATCACAGTAA